AGCAGAGGGGGCGTGGCGAAGTACAAGGTGCCTTCGGTGCCGAGCTTGACCGGAACAAGGCCGAGACCACATTCCTGTACGACCTCCCCTTGGCGAGCAGGCCGACCCCCCAGCTCGAGCCACGCCCCCGCCGAACCGAGGGTTGGGTGCCCAGCGAAGGGGAACTCCTCGGTGGGAGTGAAAATGCGCACCGCCCCCCGACTAGAAGGTCGAGGGGCGGTTTACTCTGTGTACCCCGTACGGGATTTGAACCCGTGTTACCGCCGTGAGAGGGCGACGTCCTAGGCCGCTAGACGAACGGGGCATGTTCGCTTGTCGCTTGCGACTGGTTAACCATAAACAACGGCTCGCGACGACACAAATCAGCAGCTCATAGCGCTAATCGTCGATAATCGAGCGAACGGCGAAGCCGCGATGTCAGTTGAAAACGCCGATGTCCGTGTCTCCATCTCCTCGACAAGCGACGTGCTCGGTTGAGAAGAACTGTCACCGACGAGGGATGTCCACCTCTCGGATGCAAGCTCGGGCACGTGAGTTACGGCGGTAGGGTAACACGCGCGAACGACCCGGGCTCGAGGATCCGAACACCCTTTCGCTAGAGGGCGACGGCGCCCAGTGCCGCGGCGCACAGGACAACCGCCCACGCCGGGATCTTCCACGGTTGAAGCGCCACAAAGGAAGCCACCGCCACCGTGAGGGTCGCCGGGCCGTGCACCCCGGAAGTGAAAACCGGGGAGTACAGCGCGGCACCGAGAATACCGACCACCGCCGAGTTCGCACCGGCCAGAGCCGCCGAGGCGAGGCGGTGGCGGCGCAGAGTGGACCACAGGGGAAGGCACCCGAGGACAAGGAGAGCGGCCGGCAGAAAAATGGCGATGGTGGCGATGGCCGCACCGGGAGCCCAGCCAATCCCCTCGGAGCTGGCACCCAGAAACGATGCGAAAGTGAACAGCGGGCCCGGAACCGCCTGGGCCGCCCCATACCCGGCGAGGAAGACGTCATGATTGACGAGGCCGGAGGGCACGACCGCCTGTTCTAGGAGGGGTAGGACAACGTGTCCACCGCCGAAAACGAGGGCGCCGGCCTCAAAGAAGGAACCGAAGATGTGGGTTGCCGGGTTGTCTGTGCGCGCAACGAAAACAGGAAGCGCAAGCAGGAGTGAGGCGAAGGCCACGAGACTGGCAGCACTCACCCAGCGTGGCAGGTTAACGGGTGCACTAGCGTCGTCGTCTGGCTCGTTCGACTCCGGCGAACGCAAAAACACAATGCCGCACGCCAACCCGGCGACGATGACGATGAATTGGATTAGCGGCCACCCTGTTAAGACGACGAGGGCGAAAGCCCCAACCGATATGGTGGCGCGGGCCGGGCCGGACGAAAAGGAGCGGCTCATGCCGTACACCGCCTGGGCAACAACACCCACCGCGGCGGCCTTGAGGCCCACGAGCCACCCGGCGCCGCTGATATCACCCAGGTGGGCGACCCCGACAGCGCAGGCAACCATGATCGCCACCGAGGGGAAGGTAAAGGCAACCCACGCGGCAGCCATTCCCAGCAGCCCGGCGCGGCGCAGGCCGATCCCCATACCCACCTGACTCGACGCCGGGCCAGGAAGGAACTGGCATAGCGCGACTAAGTCTGCATACTCACGTTCACTCATCCACTTCCGTCTCTGGACAATGTCCTCGCGGAAATAGCCGAGGTGAGCGACCGGGCCGCCGAAGGAAGTCAGACCCAGGCGCAGGAATGTGCCGAACACTTCGCCGGCGTTTCTTATCGAGCGGGCCCTCGAACCGGCGCCCGTAGCTTCGTTTGACACCTCTCTAGAATGCGCGATGACGCGTCTGTCCGCAGTGTGTACACTCCCCCGCGCCTCCGGCCTGACCGGAACCCTCGAGCTCACTCCCCCGGCGCAACCCGGAACTGCGCGGGTAGCAACGGAGACCCGCCAGGCGTATAAGCTCGCCAACGATGCTGTGGCCGTCGACGGACGCACCGGCGAAATCGTCGACACCCTGCCCTTCTCCTCCTGCCCCCTTGCGGCCCAGGCGACGGCGCGGCTCATCCAGCTCCACATGGGCACTCTCTTCGGAATAGCCAGTCAGCTCGCCCTCGCCGCACTCGGTCTTTTGATCCTGGTGCTTACCCTTTACGGTTACGCCATGTGGTTCAAGCGCGGCCGCGCGATGCCACGCCCCGCGGCATGGTCGCGACTACCGCGTTGGGCTGTGGTCTTGCTCAGTCTGTGCGCCCCCGTCTACTGCGTCATCGCGCCCCTTTTCGGCGCGAGCTTGATCGCATTCATGCTTATCGACGCCCTGTTGGCGCGCTTCCGTCAGCGGCGTAGCCAGCCTATAACCGGCTAAGAAAGAGGAAAGTCCACGTGGCGCGGGTTCACCAGCCCCGAGCCCCCGGGCGCGGAGGCGGGGTCATGCCCCGCCTCGAGCTGCCTGTTGAGGTTGTCAACGAACACAATTCGTGGCGCGTATCCAGCGAGTTCCTCCTCGCTGAATTGTGCGTAACCGATGATGATAACCAGGTCACCCGGGTTGATCAGTCGCGCAGCGGCGCCGTTTATGCCGATTACTCCGCTCCCTCGATCTCCAGCGATGGCGTAGGTCGTCAAGCGATTGCCGTTGTTGATGTCGACGACGTCGATCTGCTCGCCCTCGAGAATGTCAGCAGCGTCCATAAGGTCGGCGTCAATCGTGCAGGAACCGACGTAGTGCAGATCGGCCTGCATGACCGTGGCTCGGTGGATCTTGGATTTGAGCATGGTGCGCAACACAGGGGCAACACTATCGCGTACCACCCCAGCCGCCAACCCCGTAAAAGAGGTAGGGAAGCTCCCCGACGAAAGTGGCCGAGGAGCTTCCCGCCGACACAGATACTGTTGCTGACTGGAACCGCTTGAGCCAAAGAGCGGAAGTGTCTCTAGCCCGGGTTCTCGCTCACCCGTGACTACGTCCGCGATTCTTAAAGTGGATGGCACGCGGGGTTCCATTCAGCGTATTAACTTCTCCGTATCGGTGATGTTGATTGTAGTCCCCCCGGCCCAGGCGGCTCAGTCCCCGCCAGCGGGTACGCCTGGTATTAACCCGCCGAGTCCCTTTTGGCCAGCACACGCGCTCTTTGTGCCACAGTGGTCGGGGGTAATAGTAAAGTAGCCGGCGTGTAAACACCGACTACTCGTTGGTACCCCGTACGGGATTTGAACCCGTGTTACCGCCGTGAGAGGGCGACGTCCTAGGCCGCTAGACGAACGGGGCATGTTCGCTTGTCGCTTGCGACTCGTTAAACTTAAAGCATCTCTCAATCATCTAGCAAATCGCCAGGCAGAAGCAGCAGCTGTACGAAGGTTAGGCGCCCCGGTTAAGCCGCGAGCCCGCTCGTGCGCAGGCACGCGCACACCCGGGCCGTGAGTTCTTCGATGCTGAAGGGTTTAGTGATGAAGTCGTTCGCCCCGTCGTCTAGCGCCTCCACGATGTCGCCAGGCCGGTCGCGTGCTGACAGCACGAGGTGGGCGCTGGGGAAGCCTCCCGCACGCGGCGCAGGTCCTCGGTACGGAGGTTGATCCTCAGAGTGTGCAAAATCGTGGAGTCGTCGTCGACGACAAGGCCCTTCGTCATGGAGCCACCTCCTCGCCTTGATGGCGGGGGACGGAAACGGTCATGGTTAACCCACGTGTCTGCGAGTTCCAGGGTGCTGACACCCAGCATTGAACTGTTCTCGAAAGTGAACCGTTCGGAGGAAAGGTAACCGGCGAGAAGCGGGACTAACAAAGACAACGCCCCATGCCGCGAGAGGGGCGTGGGGCGTTGTGCATATCGAGCTTTGCAGCTGGCCTACCTGGACTCGAACCAAGAATGACGGTACCAGAAACCGTTGTGTTGCCAATTACACCATAGGCCATCGTTTTTCAGAACTTCCGGGTCCGGCTTGCAGTTCCCGGGGGCGCTGAACGACGTTGATTACTATAGACACGGTGGCGTTATCCCTACAAATCGCCAGCTCAGACGGGATGACGTCACCGTGCGTCGCGTGTTATGTGCCCTCGTACGGGGTCAGTGCCCGGGCCGAACGGAGGCGCGCCAAGGTCGATTCGCGGCCCAAGAGTTCCATCGACTCGAACAGCGGCGGGGAGACTGCCGCGCCGGTCACGCCGACCCGCAGCGCTCCGAACGCCGTGCGGGGTTTGAGTCCCAGATCCTCAATGAGCGCCTTGGTCAAAGCAGCCTCAATGGCGCCTGTCGTCCACTCCCCGACGCCCTCTAGGGCCGAGATTCCCACCTCAAGCGGCTGGATCGCAGTTTCCTTGAGGTTCTTCCTCGCCGATTTGTCATCCAGCCGCAGCTTGGAATCGGCGACCGTGAGGAACCGGAGCAGCCCGTAGGCGTCGGAAAGCGTCTTGATGCGCGTCTGCACGAGATCGGCCGCGACAGCGAATTTCTCCGACGGGTAATCGGCGGGAAAATCTGTGTACTCCGTGAGGTACGCGCGGAGGCGCTGCGCGAAGTCCTCTGGTTGCAAAAGACGGATGTGATCGGCGTTGATCGCCTCGAGCTTTTTCTGGTCGAAGCGTGCCGGGTTGCCCAGTACGTCTTTCACGTCGAAGGCCGCGATCATCTCATCGGCGGTGAAGATGTCTTTGTCGGCGGACAGGGACCAGCCCAGCAGCGCGAGGTAGTTGATCATGCCCTCGGGGATGATCCCGTTGTCGCGGTGGTTAAACAAGTTGGACTCGGGGTCGCGCTTCGACAGCTTCTTATTGCCCTGGCCCATCACAAAGGGTAGGTGGCCGAACTCGGGCGTGGACTGAGCTACGCCGATTCGCTTTAGCGCCTCGTACAGCGCCAGCTGGCGCGGGGTGGAGGACAGCAGGTCCTCCCCGCGCAGGACATGCGTGATTCCCATCAGGGCATCGTCGACAGGGTTAACCAGCGTGTAGAGCGGCGCCCCGTTGGAGCGGGCGACAACGAAGTCGGGCTGCGTCTCAGCCTTGAAGGTCACCTCACCGCGCACCAGGTCGTTCCACGTCCAGTCCTGCTCGAGCATACGCAAGCGCCACACCGGCTTACGTCCCTCGGCTTCAAAGGCGGCCACCTGGGCCTCGCTCAGGGTGCGGTCGAAGTTGTCGTACCCCAGCTTCGGATCACGGCCAGCGGCACGGTGACGCTCCTCCACCTCTTCCGCCGTGGAGTAGGCAGGGTAGACCTCTCCCGCCTCGATGAGCTTGGCCAGCACCTCCTGGTAGATGTCCCCGCGCTGCGATTGCCGGTATGGCTCGTGGGGCCCGCCCACCACCACGCCTTCGTCCCAATCGAGGCCCAGCCAGGTCAAAGAATCGATGATCGCCTGGTAGGACTCTTCCGAGTCGCGGGCAGCGTCGGTGTCTTCGATGCGGAAGACGAACGTGCCGTGAGAATGGCGCGCTTGCGCCCAGTTAAACAGCGCAGTTCGCACCATGCCGACGTGCGGGGTGCCCGTTGGCGAGGGGCAGAAACGAACGCGCATCGCAGCAGGAACCGTGGAGGATTCAGTCATGGGGACAATCGTAGCGGGCGCGTTCCGGCCGTTACACTTGCCAATCATGTCTGGAACCCGCCCTGCGACAGCACCCGATTTTCTCCTCTCACGTAGTCATGGGTCGGTGCGCACTCAGGGCTCCCGTGCGAGCTTCGCCGACCCCTGGGAAGCTCTCGATGCCCTTGCCTCGGGCCGCGCGGACATCGTTGTCGGCGCGCTCCCCTTCGACCGCGACTCTCCCGCGGCCCTGACCGTTCCCCGGACGGTGGTTACTGAACCCGGCACGCTCGAGCCGCACCCCTACTACCGCGTCGGTGAAGGTTCACAGCTCTCGGCGCGGATCGACGCCTTCGACCCCGAGCCGGAGGAACACCTGCGGCGCATCGAAGCGGCGGTGTCGACGATTAGAAGTTCTGTCCTGGACAAGGTGGTGCTCGCGCGTGCCGTAGACATCGCTTTCAACCCGCCGGTAGACCCCCGTCTCGTCGCGGCTCGCCTCATCGATTTGTCCTACACCCGCGACGGCTTTATCGCGGACTTGAGCCCCGCGGGCAGGAAAGGCCACTTCTTCGTGGGCTCCTCCCCCGAGGTGCTCGTGCGTCGCCGCGGCGTGCACGTCAGTTCCTTTCCCCTCGCGGGATCGGCACCGCGCAGCGTTCACGACCCGCGCGCGGATGAACTCGCTGCCCGCAGCCTGTACAACTCGGAGAAAGACCTCGCCGAGCACGCCTACGTGGTCAAACACATCCGAGATATCCTCGCTCCGCTGTGTTCCACGCTGGACGTTCCAAGCCGTCCCGTTCTGGAAAAGACGAGCGAAATGTGGCATCTCGCTACCCCCATCAACGGGGTGCTGAAAAACCCAGACCTCAACGCACTCGACCTCGCGCTGCGTCTATACCCCACCCCCGCCGTGTGCGGCACACCTACCGACGCCGCTGAGGCGCTCATCTCCACCGCAGAGTCCGACAGGGGGTTCTACGGCGGGGCAGTCGGATACACAACAAGCAACGGCGATGGCGAATATATGGTGGCGATCCGTTGCGCCGAGGTCAACGCGGCGGGAACAGGCGCGCGCACCTGGGCCGGCGGCGGCCTCGTGGCTTCCTCAGACCCCCACGCGGAGCTGGATGAGACAACGGCCAAGCTGCGCACCATTATGCGCGCGCTGGGCCTTTAACCCCGGGACACTAGGCGCGACCGACGGGGTTTCCCAGGCGGCCGATCCCCGGGATCTCCACCTCGATGTAATCACCTGGCGTCATTTCCGCGGTGCCGGCGGGCGAGCCGGTGCAGATGACGTCGCCAGGAAGAAGCGTGTAAGACGCCGTGATGAACTCGACAATCTCGCCGAGGTTCATGATCATTTGGTTCGAGTTGGAGTCCTGCTTCGTCTCCGTCTGCCCCTCGTGGGTGAGGTGGGCCTTGATCGGCGTGTTGGAGAAGTCGAACTTATCCAGATCCGTCTCGATCCACGGGCCGAGCGGGCAAAAAGTATCGATGCCCTTGGCACGGGCCCACTGCCCGTCGGCAAACTGGAGATCACGGGATGACACGTCGTTGACGATTGTCACGCCGCGAATGACGGATTTCCAGTCCTCAGCCTTGACGTTCTTGCAGGGCGTGCCCACGACAAGCGCCATTTCCCCCTCGAACTCGACCTTTGTGGCGAAATCCGGGATCTTGATGGTGGCTTCGGGCCCGATCACGGCTGTCGGGGGCTTGAGAAACAGGGTCGGAGGCAGGTGCTCGGCGGACTGCTTGAACACCTCGGCGACGTGATCGGCGTAGTTGCGGCCGATGGCCACGACCTTGGACGGGAGCATCGGCGCGAGAATGCGTACCTCCCCGAGGGCCCATTCCTTCCCCGTGTACTCGGGTTCCGTGAACGGGGTTCCGGCTATGGCCTTGGCCGTCGTCGCGTCGTCGTCGATAACGGCGAAGGTCATGCCTTCGGGGGTAGCAATTCGTCCAAAACGCATGGGGGAGAGCTTACCCCACCCCCTTACGCTCTTCCGGGTTAGCGGGAGGTCAGCGCCAAGTACAGCTCAGCGCACGCGATTGCGTCCGTCAGCGCGTTGTGGCTGCGGTACGTGGGCAGGTGATAGCGCTGCCGGACCCGCGCCAGCCGCAGATCCTCACCCCGCGGGTACGTCCCCATTCTCTCCATGTGCCTCCGCTCGAGCGCGAAGGTATCGACGACGTCGCGGGCAGGCATTCTTATCGACGTTCCCCGCACGCGCTTCGACTCGTAATTCAAAAAGGAGAGCTCCATCTGAGCGAAATGCGCCAGCAAACGCCTACCCCGGAAGGCCTGATCAAATGCATCGAGGACGGCGGCTGCGGGTACCCCCTCCCGGGCGATGTCGTCATCGGTCACACCGTGCAGGGTCGCGGAGTTCCCGACCCGCGCCCCGAGTATGAGGTAGTGGCGCGCCTGCGACAGGTCGATCACCTTGCGGTTGACAGGCACCCAGCCGACCGAGACGAGGTGGTCCCGCCCCGGCGTCAGCCCGGTCGTCTCGACGTCGACGGCCAGCAGCGCGTCGTTGTCGGCCTCCTCGCGTCGCCACCATGCCGGAGCCATTTACATACTCCTGACCGGGTACTGGCTGCTCAGGGCCGCCTGGAGAGACTTAATCACCCGGAATGAGTCGCGGAGGTCGTCACGGTCGCGGCTACTTAACGCCCTGGGGTCAATGTGGTAATCGGGGTTCTCCCCCGCCCGCAGCTGCTCGGCCTGGTGGCGCAGGGCGAGCGTGGTGATGTATTCGTAGGCATCGATGAGGTCGTCTGCCCCCCGTGAAGAAATGGACGAACCGGCTGCTGCGCGGATCCGCGCCACCGTATCCAGCTCGGTCTCCCCGGCCGTTATCGCGTACAAGCGCGCCATCTGAACGACCGCGGCTGTCCCACCCTTCTTCACGTCCAAAGTGGCGGCGTAGTCACCTGAGCGTTCCAGCACAAAACCGCGGAAGAAGCTGAGCGGGGGTTCGCGGCGGGTGGCCAAGGCCGCCAGGTGCGCGTGGAAGCGCCGCGAGCCACGCGCCGCCGCCTGCGCGGCATCATGCACCCGGCCAGCCAGTTCCGTTTCCCCGGCGAGACAGCGGAAGTCGAAAAACACCTGGGCGTGCAGCAACGCGTCGGGATTAGGAGCTGTGACCCAGGTGTGAAACGTCTCCGCCCACTGCGACTCCGTCATGCGCCACTGCGGTGAGGAGGCCATCATTCCTCCGGGGCAGCGCGCCTGCCCGGCTTCGGCGAGACCGTCACAGATGAACTCCCCCAGTGCGGAAAAATACGCCGCGTGGGCACCCTCGTCGTAGGCATCGCTGAGGACGAATGCGTTGTCTTGGTCGGAGGC
The nucleotide sequence above comes from Corynebacterium capitovis DSM 44611. Encoded proteins:
- the chrA gene encoding chromate efflux transporter, translating into MSNEATGAGSRARSIRNAGEVFGTFLRLGLTSFGGPVAHLGYFREDIVQRRKWMSEREYADLVALCQFLPGPASSQVGMGIGLRRAGLLGMAAAWVAFTFPSVAIMVACAVGVAHLGDISGAGWLVGLKAAAVGVVAQAVYGMSRSFSSGPARATISVGAFALVVLTGWPLIQFIVIVAGLACGIVFLRSPESNEPDDDASAPVNLPRWVSAASLVAFASLLLALPVFVARTDNPATHIFGSFFEAGALVFGGGHVVLPLLEQAVVPSGLVNHDVFLAGYGAAQAVPGPLFTFASFLGASSEGIGWAPGAAIATIAIFLPAALLVLGCLPLWSTLRRHRLASAALAGANSAVVGILGAALYSPVFTSGVHGPATLTVAVASFVALQPWKIPAWAVVLCAAALGAVAL
- a CDS encoding PepSY domain-containing protein, producing the protein MTRLSAVCTLPRASGLTGTLELTPPAQPGTARVATETRQAYKLANDAVAVDGRTGEIVDTLPFSSCPLAAQATARLIQLHMGTLFGIASQLALAALGLLILVLTLYGYAMWFKRGRAMPRPAAWSRLPRWAVVLLSLCAPVYCVIAPLFGASLIAFMLIDALLARFRQRRSQPITG
- the panD gene encoding aspartate 1-decarboxylase, with the translated sequence MLRTMLKSKIHRATVMQADLHYVGSCTIDADLMDAADILEGEQIDVVDINNGNRLTTYAIAGDRGSGVIGINGAAARLINPGDLVIIIGYAQFSEEELAGYAPRIVFVDNLNRQLEAGHDPASAPGGSGLVNPRHVDFPLS
- the gltX gene encoding glutamate--tRNA ligase; translation: MRVRFCPSPTGTPHVGMVRTALFNWAQARHSHGTFVFRIEDTDAARDSEESYQAIIDSLTWLGLDWDEGVVVGGPHEPYRQSQRGDIYQEVLAKLIEAGEVYPAYSTAEEVEERHRAAGRDPKLGYDNFDRTLSEAQVAAFEAEGRKPVWRLRMLEQDWTWNDLVRGEVTFKAETQPDFVVARSNGAPLYTLVNPVDDALMGITHVLRGEDLLSSTPRQLALYEALKRIGVAQSTPEFGHLPFVMGQGNKKLSKRDPESNLFNHRDNGIIPEGMINYLALLGWSLSADKDIFTADEMIAAFDVKDVLGNPARFDQKKLEAINADHIRLLQPEDFAQRLRAYLTEYTDFPADYPSEKFAVAADLVQTRIKTLSDAYGLLRFLTVADSKLRLDDKSARKNLKETAIQPLEVGISALEGVGEWTTGAIEAALTKALIEDLGLKPRTAFGALRVGVTGAAVSPPLFESMELLGRESTLARLRSARALTPYEGT
- a CDS encoding isochorismate synthase gives rise to the protein MSGTRPATAPDFLLSRSHGSVRTQGSRASFADPWEALDALASGRADIVVGALPFDRDSPAALTVPRTVVTEPGTLEPHPYYRVGEGSQLSARIDAFDPEPEEHLRRIEAAVSTIRSSVLDKVVLARAVDIAFNPPVDPRLVAARLIDLSYTRDGFIADLSPAGRKGHFFVGSSPEVLVRRRGVHVSSFPLAGSAPRSVHDPRADELAARSLYNSEKDLAEHAYVVKHIRDILAPLCSTLDVPSRPVLEKTSEMWHLATPINGVLKNPDLNALDLALRLYPTPAVCGTPTDAAEALISTAESDRGFYGGAVGYTTSNGDGEYMVAIRCAEVNAAGTGARTWAGGGLVASSDPHAELDETTAKLRTIMRALGL
- a CDS encoding fumarylacetoacetate hydrolase family protein; this translates as MRFGRIATPEGMTFAVIDDDATTAKAIAGTPFTEPEYTGKEWALGEVRILAPMLPSKVVAIGRNYADHVAEVFKQSAEHLPPTLFLKPPTAVIGPEATIKIPDFATKVEFEGEMALVVGTPCKNVKAEDWKSVIRGVTIVNDVSSRDLQFADGQWARAKGIDTFCPLGPWIETDLDKFDFSNTPIKAHLTHEGQTETKQDSNSNQMIMNLGEIVEFITASYTLLPGDVICTGSPAGTAEMTPGDYIEVEIPGIGRLGNPVGRA
- a CDS encoding exonuclease domain-containing protein, whose amino-acid sequence is MAPAWWRREEADNDALLAVDVETTGLTPGRDHLVSVGWVPVNRKVIDLSQARHYLILGARVGNSATLHGVTDDDIAREGVPAAAVLDAFDQAFRGRRLLAHFAQMELSFLNYESKRVRGTSIRMPARDVVDTFALERRHMERMGTYPRGEDLRLARVRQRYHLPTYRSHNALTDAIACAELYLALTSR